The following proteins are co-located in the Apium graveolens cultivar Ventura chromosome 5, ASM990537v1, whole genome shotgun sequence genome:
- the LOC141661905 gene encoding pre-mRNA-processing-splicing factor 8A, with product MWNNTGQDMWNSGGLLAPPGTGGGGAILPPGTGGAGGPIPPPPAAQPSYTVLPTPEEAEARLEEKARKWMQLNSKRYGDKRKFGFVEPQKEDLPPEHVRKIIRDHGDMSSKKYRHDKRVYLGALKFVPHAVYKLLENMPMPWEQVREVKILYHITGAITFVNEIPWVVEPIYLAQWGTMWIMMRREKRDRRHFKRMRFPPFDDEEPPLDYADNLLDVDPLEPIQLELDEEEDSAVHTWFYDHKPLVKTKLINGPSYRKWHLSLPIMATLHRLSGQLLSDLIDRNYFYLFDMESFFTAKALNMCIPGGPKFEPLYRDMEKGDEDWNEFNDINKLIIRSPLRTEYRIAFPHLYNNRPRKVKLCIYHTPMIMYIKTEDPDLPAFYFDPLIHPITSTNKDRQRDRKISEEDDDDFCLPEGVEPLLRSTPIYTDTTAAGISLLFAPRPFNMRSGRMRRAEDIPLVSEWFKEHCPPTYPVKVRVSYQKLLKCFVLNELHHRPPKAQKKKHLFRSLQATKFFQTTQLDWAEAGLQVCKQGYNMLNLLIHRKNLNYLHLDYNFNLKPVKTLTTKERKKSRFGNAFHLCREILRLTKLVVDANIQFRLGNVDAFQLADGLQYTFSHVGQLTGMYRYKYRLMRQIRMCKDLKHLIYYRFNTGPVGKGPGCGFWAPMWRVWLFFLRGIVPLLERWLGNLLARQFEGRHSKGVAKTVTKQRVESHFDLELRAAVMHDVLDAMPEGIKQNKARTILQHLSEAWRCWKANIPWKVPGLPVPIENMILRYVKSKADWWTNVAHYNRERIRRGATVDKTVCRKNLGRLTRLWLKAEQERQHNYLKDGPYVTPEEAVAIYTTTVHWLESRKFSPIQFPPLSYKHDTKLLILALERLKESYSVAVRLNQLQREELGLIEQAYDNPHEALSRIKRHLLTQRAFKEVGIEFMDLYSYLIPVYEIEPLEKITDAYLDQYLWYEGDKRHLFPNWIKPADSEPPPLLVYKWCQGINNLQGIWDTGDGQCVVMLQTKFEKFFEKIDLTMLNRLLRLVLDHNIADYVTAKNNVVLSYKDMSHTNSYGLIRGLQFASFVVQYYGLVLDLLLLGLTRASEIAGPPQMPNEFITFWDSKVETRHPIRLYSRYIDKVHILFRFTHEEARDLIQRYLTEHPDPNNENMVGYNNKKCWPRDARMRLMKHDVNLGRSVFWDMKNRLPRSITTLEWENGFVSVYSKDNPNLLFSMCGFEVRILPKIRMTQEAFSNTRDGVWNLQNEQTKERTAVAFLRVDDEHMKIFENRVRQILMSSGSTTFTKIVNKWNTALIGLMTYFREATVHTQELLDLLVKCENKIQTRIKIGLNSKMPSRFPPVIFYTPKEIGGLGMLSMGHILIPQSDLRYSQQTDVGVTHFRSGMSHEEDQLIPNLYRYIQPWESEFIDSQRVWAEYALKRQEAQSQNRRLTLEDLEDSWDRGIPRINTLFQKDRHTLAYDKGWRVRTDFKQYQVLKQNPFWWTHQRHDGKLWNLNNYRTDVIQALGGVEGILEHTLFKGTYFPTWEGLFWEKASGFEESMKYKKLTNAQRSGLNQIPNRRFTLWWSPTINRANVYVGFQVQLDLTGIFMHGKIPTLKISLIQIFRAHLWQKIHESVVMDLCQVLDQELDALEIETVQKETIHPRKSYKMNSSCADILLFAAHRWPMSKPSLVAESKDVFDQKASNKYWIDVQLRWGDYDSHDIERYTRAKFMDYTTDNMSIYPSPTGVMIGLDLAYNLHSAFGNWFPGSKPLLAQAMNKIMKSNPALYVLRERIRKGLQLYSSEPTEPYLSSQNYGEIFSNQIIWFVDDTNVYRVTIHKTFEGNLTTKPINGAIFIFNPRTGQLFLKVIHTSVWAGQKRLGQLAKWKTAEEVAALVRSLPVEEQPKQIIVTRKGMLDPLEVHLLDFPNIVIKGSELQLPFQACLKIEKFGDLILKATEPQMVLFNIYDDWLKSISSYTAFSRLILILRALHVNNEKAKMLLKPDKTIITEPHHIWPSLSDDQWMKVEVALRDLILSDYAKKNNVNTSALTQSEIRDIILGAEITPPSQQRQQIAEIEKQAKEASQLTAVTTKTTNVHGDSLIVTTTSPYEQAAFGSKTDWRVRAISATNLYLRVNHIYVNSEDIKETGYTYIMPKNILKKFICVADLRTQIAGYLYGVSPPDNPQVKEIRCIAMPPQWGTHQQVHLPSALPEHEFLNDLEPLGWMHTQPNELPQLSPQDLTSHAQILENNKQWDGEKCIILTCSFTPGSCSLTAYKLTPTGYEWGRANKDTGSNPHGYLPTHYEKVQMLLSDRFLGFYMVPDNGPWNYNFMGVKHTKIMKYGIKLGTPREYYHEDHRPTHFLEFSNMEEGEITAVGDREDTFT from the exons ATGTGGAACAATACTGGACAAGATATGTGGAACAGCGGCGGTCTTCTTGCGCCGCCGGGAACAGGTGGCGGTGGAGCGATACTTCCTCCGGGAACCGGCGGAGCTGGCGGTCCTATACCGCCTCCGCCGGCGGCGCAACCGTCGTATACTGTGCTTCCGACGCCGGAAGAAGCTGAAGCTAGGTTAGAAGAGAAGGCGAGgaagtggatgcagttgaactcCAAGAGGTATGGAGATAAGCGCAAGTTTGGGTTCGTTGAGCCGCAGAAGGAGGATTTGCCTCCCGAGCATGTTAGGAAGATTATTCG AGATCATGGTGACATGTCATCTAAAAAATATCGGCATGACAAACGTGTGTATCTTGGAGCTCTTAAGTTTGTTCCTCATGCAGTCTACAAGCTTCTGGAAAATATGCCAATGCCTTGGGAGCAG GTGCGTGAGGTGAAGATTTTGTACCATATTACTGGAGCTATCACATTTGTGAACGAAATACCGTGGGTGGTTGAACCGATTTATCTAGCTCAG TGGGGTACAATGTGGATAATGATGAGAAGAGAGAAGCGGGATCGTCGGCATTTCAAGAGAATGCGATTTCCTCCTTTTGATGATGAGGAGCCTCCGCTGGATTATGCTGATAATCTTCTCGACGTGGACCCTCTGGAGCCTATCCAATTAGAGTTGGATGAGGAAGAGGATTCCGCTGTGCATACATGGTTTTATGACCACAAGCCTCTCGTGAAAACAAAGCTTATTAATGGCCCCAGTTACAGGAAATGGCACCTTTCACTTCCTATAATGGCTACACTCCATCGACTTTCAGGGCAGTTACTTTCTGATTTGATTGATCGGAATTACTTCTACTTGTTTGATATGGAGTCGTTCTTTACAGCCAAAGCCCTCAATATGTGCATTCCTG GTGGGCCTAAGTTTGAACCCTTATACCGTGACATGGAGAAAGGGGATGAAGATTGGAATGAATTCAATGATATTAACAAACTTATTATTAGATCACCACTTAGGACTGAGTACAGAATTGCTTTCCCTCATCTATATAACAATAGGCCCAGGAAAGTAAAGCTTTGTATATACCATACCCCAATGATCATGTACATAAAAACGGAGGATCCAGATTTACCTGCGTTCTACTTTGACCCACTGATTCACCCTATAACCTCCACAAACAAGGACCGCCAGCGTGATAGGAAAATTTCTGAAGAGGATGATGATGATTTCTGTTTGCCGGAGGGAGTTGAACCACTGCTTAGAAGCACCCCAATTTACACCGACACCACTGCTGCTGGAATCTCACTGTTGTTTGCCCCACGCCCTTTTAACATGAGGTCCGGTCGTATGCGTCGTGCTGAAGATATACCCCTGGTATCAGAATGGTTCAAGGAGCACTG CCCTCCGACATACCCTGTTAAAGTTCGTGTCAGCTATCAAAAGTTGTTGAAATGTTTTGTTTTAAATGAGCTACATCATCGACCACCTAAAGCTCAGAAGAAGAAACACTTGTTCAGGTCGCTCCAAGCTACAAAGTTTTTTCAAACCACTCAGCTTGATTGGGCTGAAGCCGGGCTTCAAGTTTGTAAGCAAGGGTACAATATGCTAAATCTGTTGATACACAGGAAGAATCTGAATTATCTTCATCTTGATTATAATTTTAACTTGAAGCCTGTGAAGACTCTCACAACTAAAGAACGTAAGAAGTCCCGGTTTGGTAATGCTTTTCATTTGTGCCGTGAGATCTTGCGTTTGACAAAGCTAGTTGTTGATGCCAATATCCAGTTTCGCTTGGGGAATGTTGATGCGTTTCAGTTGGCAGATGGCCTGCAGTATACATTCTCACATGTTGGCCAGTTGACTGGGATGTATCGTTACAAGTATAGGCTGATGCGACAAATTAGGATGTGTAAAGATTTGAAGCACTTAATCTATTACCGATTCAATACAGGGCCAGTGGGGAAGGGACCTGGATGTGGTTTTTGGGCACCTATGTGGAGGGTGTGGTTGTTCTTCCTTCGTGGAATAGTTCCTCTTCTGGAACGATGGCTGGGAAATTTACTTGCTCGTCAATTTGAGGGGCGTCATTCAAAAGGGGTGGCAAAGACAGTTACTAAGCAGAGAGTTGAAAGTCATTTTGACTTGGAGCTTCGAGCTGCTGTCATGCATGATGTTCTTGATGCTATGCCAG AGGGAATTAAGCAGAACAAAGCAAGAACCATTTTGCAGCATCTAAGTGAAGCATGGCGTTGCTGGAAGGCAAATATTCCTTGGAAG GTACCTGGATTGCCAGTTCCAATTGAAAACATGATTCTTCGGTATGTAAAGTCAAAAGCTGATTGGTGGACAAATGTTGCCCATTATAACCGTGAACGTATAAGGCGGGGGGCTACTGTTGACAAGACAGTCTGTAGGAAAAATTTGGGAAGGTTGACTCGTCTTTGGCTCAAGGCAGAACAG GAACGACAACACAATTATTTGAAAGATGGGCCATATGTCACTCCAGAGGAAGCTGTGGCTATATACACCACTACTGTGCATTGGTTGGAATCAAGAAAGTTTTCACCTATACAGTTCCCACCTTTGTCATATAAGCATGACACAAAGCTTCTTATCCTCGCCCTTGAAAGATTAAAAGAATCTTACAGTGTGGCCGTGAGGTTGAATCAGCTGCAGAGGGAAGAGCTGGGTCTGATTGAGCAGGCTTATGATAATCCACATGAGGCTTTATCAAGGATAAAGCGCCATCTGCTTACCCAGCGTGCTTTTAAAGAG GTGGGAATTGAGTTTATGGATCTGTATAGTTACTTAATCCCGGTTTATGAGATCGAACCTTTGGAGAAGATTACAGATGCTTATCTTGATCAGTATCTGTGGTACGAAGGTGATAAGCGCCATCTCTTTCCTAATTGGATTAAACCAGCAGATTCAGAGCCACCACCCCTGCTCGTCTACAAATGGTGTCAGGGAATAAACAATTTACAAGGTATATGGGATACTGGTGATGGGCAATGTGTAGTGATGCTTCAGACCAAGTTTGAGAAATTCTTCGAGAAGATAGATCTGACCATGTTAAACAG GCTTCTGAGATTGGTTCTTGACCATAATATTGCTGATTATGTCACTGCGAAAAACAATGTTGTGCTGTCCTACAAGGACATGAGTCACACAAACTCTTATGGTCTTATTCGCGGTCTTCAGTTTGCCTCCTTTGTTGTTCAGTATTATGGTTTGGTCCTCGATCTTTTGCTGCTTGGTTTAACCCGTGCAAGTGAAATCGCTGGACCGCCTCAGATGCCCAATGAATTCATCACTTTTTGGGACTCTAAAGTTGAAACCAGACACCCGATACGATTGTACTCAAGGTACATTGACAAGGTTCATATATTGTTCAGGTTTACTCATGAAGAGGCTCGAGACCTTATTCAGCGATATCTTACTGAGCATCCCGATCCCAACAATGAAAATATGGTTGGGTATAACAATAAGAAGTGCTGGCCAAGGGATGCAAGAATGAGGCTGATGAAGCATGATGTCAATCTGGGGAGAAGTGTTTTCTGGGATATGAAAAATCGACTTCCACGTAGTATCACCACACTGGAGTGGGAAAATGGTTTTGTTTCTGTCTATAGCAAGGACAATCCCAATTTGCTTTTCAGCATGTGTGGATTTGAGGTCCGTATTCTTCCCAAGATTAGAATGACTCAAGAAGCATTTAGTAATACTCGTGATGGAGTTTGGAACTTGCAAAATGAACAAACGAAAGAACGTACAGCTGTTGCTTTCTTACGTGTAGATGATGAACATATGAAGATCTTCGAGAATCGTGTAAGGCAAATCCTTATGTCATCAGGTTCAACAACATTCACGAAAATCGTCAACAAGTGGAATACCGCTTTGATAGGCCTTATGACATACTTCCGTGAAGCAACTGTTCATACGCAAGAATTATTAGATCTGCTGGTCAAGTGTGAAAATAAAATCCAGACTCGAATCAAAATTGGGTTGAACTCAAAAATGCCTAGTCGATTCCCACCAGTTATTTTTTATACACCAAAAGAAATTGGAGGGTTGGGTATGTTATCAATGGGTCACATATTGATTCCTCAGAGTGATCTTCGTTATAGTCAGCAAACAGATGTTGGCGTTACCCACTTCAGGAGTGGAATGAGTCATGAAGAAGACCAGCTGATTCCAAATCTCTACCGTTACATACAGCCATGGGAGAGTGAATTTATTGACTCACAACGTGTTTGGGCAGAGTATGCGCTGAAGAGACAAGAAGCTCAGTCACAAAATAGGCGTTTGACTCTTGAGGATCTGGAGGACTCTTGGGATCGTGGTATCCCTCGTATCAATACTTTGTTTCAGAAGGATAGGCACACTCTGGCTTATGATAAGGGATGGAGAGTTAGGACAGATTTCAAGCAGTATCAGGTTCTTAAACAGAACCCATTTTGGTGGACACACCAGAGACACGATGGTAAACTTTGGAACTTGAACAACTACCGAACTGACGTTATTCAAGCCCTTGGTGGTGTAGAAGGAATCCTTGAACATACATTGTTCAAAGGGACATACTTCCCAACTTGGGAAGGTCTTTTTTGGGAGAAGGCATCAGGTTTTGAGGAGTCGATGAAGTATAAAAAGCTAACAAACGCTCAGAGATCTGGTCTCAATCAAATTCCTAACCGTAGGTTCACCCTTTGGTGGTCGCCTACCATCAATAGAGCCAATGTGTATGTTGGTTTTCAAGTGCAGCTCGATTTGACTGGAATATTCATGCATGGGAAAATTCCGACACTCAAGATTTCTCTTATTCAGATATTCCGTGCCCATTTGTGGCAAAAAATTCATGAGAGTGTTGTTATGGATCTCTGCCAGGTTTTGGATCAAGAGTTGGATGCACTAGAAATCGAGACGGTGCAAAAAGAGACCATACATCCAAGAAAAAGTTACAAAATGAACAGCTCCTGTGCCGATATCCTCTTATTTGCTGCTCATAGGTGGCCAATGTCAAAGCCCAGTTTGGTTGCCGAGTCAAAGGATGTGTTTGATCAAAAAGCTAGCAACAAATATTGGATAGATGTGCAACTCCGTTGGGGTGATTATGATTCTCATGATATTGAGCGTTATACTAGGGCAAAGTTTATGGATTACACAACAGATAATATGTCTATATATCCATCTCCCACTG GGGTGATGATTGGCCTTGATCTTGCTTACAACTTGCATTCTGCTTTTGGGAATTGGTTCCCCGGGTCAAAACCACTTCTTGCTCAGGCCATGAATAAGATAATGAAG TCAAATCCAGCTTTGTATGTCCTGAGGGAGCGGATAAGGAAAGGGTTGCAATTGTATTCTTCAGAGCCTACAGAGCCATATTTGTCATCTCAGAATTACGGGGAGATATTTAGTAATCAAATTATTTGGTTTGTTGATGACACGAATGTGTATCGTGTCACAATCCACAAGACATTTGAGGGAAATCTGACTACGAAACCAATTAATGGTGCCATATTCATATTCAACCCAAGGACGGGGCAGCTTTTTCTAAAG GTGATCCATACTAGTGTTTGGGCGGGGCAGAAACGTCTTGGTCAGCTAGCCAAGTGGAAAACAGCAGAGGAAGTAGCTGCACTTGTGCGATCCTTGCCTGTGGAAGAGCAGCCCAAACAAATCATTGTGACACGTAAAGGAATGTTGGATCCTCTTGAAGTTCACTTGCTAGATTTTCCTAATATTGTCATTAAAGGAAGTGAACTGCAACTTCCTTTCCAAGCATGCTTGAAGATCGAAAAGTTTGGTGATCTGATTCTGAAAGCTACAGAGCCGCAGATGGTTTTGTTCAATATATATGATGATTGGTTGAAGAGTATTTCATCGTATACTGCATTTTCCAGGCTTATACTGATCTTGCGTGCCCTTCATGTGAATAATGAGAAGGCAAAAATGTTACTAAAGCCTGATAAGACTATTATCACTGAACCTCATCATATTTGGCCTTCCCTTTCAGATGATCAATGGATGAAG GTTGAGGTTGCTCTGAGAGACCTTATACTCTCTGATTATGCCAAAAAGAACAATGTGAACACTTCAGCGCTGACGCAATCTGAAATTCGTGATATTATTCTTGGAGCTGAGATCACTCCACCCTCCCAACAGCGGCAGCAGATAGCTGAGATTGAGAAACAG GCGAAAGAGGCAAGTCAGTTGACAGCAGTCACTACAAAGACCACAAATGTCCATGGCGATTCTTTAATTGTCACTACCACAAGTCCTTACGAACAGGCTGCATTCGGGTCCAAAACTGATTGGCGTGTTAGGGCAATTTCAGCAACAAATCTTTATCTTCGAGTGAATCATATATACGTTAATTCTGAGGACATAAAG GAAACGGGTTACACATATATAATGCCAAAAAATATATTGAAAAAGTTCATATGCGTTGCCGATCTGCGGACGCAAATTGCAGGATATTTGTATGGCGTAAGTCCTCCTGATAATCCTCAGGTGAAGGAGATTCGGTGTATTGCCATGCCGCCACAGTGGGGGACCCATCAGCAGGTACATCTTCCATCAGCTCTTCCTGAGCATGAATTCCTTAATGATCTGGAGCCATTGGGATGGATGCACACACAGCCGAACGAGCTTCCACAGTTATCGCCTCAG GATCTCACATCTCATGCCCAGATCCTGGAGAATAACAAACAATGGGATGGAGAGAAGTGCATTATACTGACTTGTAGCTTTACTCCTGGTTCCTGCTCTTTAACTGCATATAAGCTTACACCAACAGGTTACGAATGGGGGCGAGCGAATAAAGATACTGGCAGTAATCCTCATGGGTATTTACCTACTCACTATGAGAAGGTCCAAATGCTTCTCAGTGACCGTTTTCTTGGTTTCTACATG GTGCCCGATAATGGTCCATGGAATTACAACTTCATGGGGGTAAAGCACACAAAGATAATGAAGTATGGAATTAAGCTGGGGACTCCTCGCGAGTACTATCATGAGGATCACAGACCCACACATTTCTTGGAGTTTAGCAACATGGAGGAGGGCGAAATCACTGCCGTGGGTGACCGTGAGGATACATTTACATAA
- the LOC141661712 gene encoding topless-related protein 4-like, whose protein sequence is MIERNPALKDKLNYPIIEHSRLKVLMNHSLNCQHLLCKSPEANPAVSTLFVDHTCGDEVVLSLNDGDCRGLGYLINACKTDERNNSVVPEISEQAQLYTLRLPDPILTSKIDRIAYNNSGYTIFALSCSGALKFWNMKTENANEAREVSYSGFLSNDVGTGEHELVVPCFALSKNDSYVASASGGKVSLFGLQTSEIELFKNLTTVMSPPPAATCAMFYPEDNNFIIFGMEDGSIRIYDVRTDQVKAQIKAHDQTRVTGLAYSSALNILVSSAYNAEISSWSNFALIKQTSKFLDIGGHVFPGRTCVKFQQDQKLILVVHENCLATLEGPDLKLCSQWVSNELISDATYSCNGLTIYASFIRGRIVIFDSSFTERCIINPSAYITQNPSTMVNCWAIAAHPNNPNQFAIGLGDGSVLVVEPREGNWPGTPQLDNVAAGEKDHEIPVDKKLI, encoded by the exons ATGATAGAACGGAATCCTGCTCTCAAGGACAAGCTTAACTATCCTATCATTGAGCACTCGCGTCTAAAGGTCCTGATGAACCACAG CCTCAACTGTCAGCATTTGTTGTGCAAGTCTCCCGAGGCGAACCCTGCAGTTAGTACACTGTTTGTTGATCATACATGCGGGGATGAAGTGGTTTTATCTCTCAAT GATGGAGATTGTCGCGGTTTAGGATATTTGATTAATGCCTGTAAAACAGATGAGAGGAATAACTCTGTCGTTCCTGAAATTAGTGAACAAGCTCAACTCTATACTTTGAGGCTTCCTGATCCCATTTTAACATCAAAA ATTGACAGGATAGCTTACAACAATTCAGGATATACCATATTTGCATTGTCCTGTAGCGGGGCATTGAAGTTCTGGAACATGAAAACGGAGAATGCAAATGAGGCCAGAGAA GTAAGTTATTCTGGATTCTTGTCCAATGATGTAGGAACGGGGGAACATGAACTTGTTGTCCCGTGTTTTGCTCTGTCAAAGAATGATTCATATGTTGCATCTGCCTCGGGAGGGAAAGTATCGTTGTTTGGCTTGCAGACATCTGAAATCGAGTTGTTCAAA AATTTGACCACAGTCATGTCTCCGCCACCTGCTGCAACTTGTGCTATGTTCTATCCTGAGGACAATAATTTCATTATTTTCGGCATGGAGGATGGCTCTATAAGAATCTACGATGTTAGGACAGACCAG GTCAAAGCCCAGATAAAAGCTCATGATCAGACGAGAGTCACTGGCCTTGCCTATTCCAGTGCTTTAAACATCCTCGTCTCGTCTGCATATAATGCTGAG ATCAGTTCTTGGAGTAATTTTGCATTGATAAAGCAGACAAGTAAATTCCTGGACATCGGTGGACACGTGTTTCCCGGGCGCACTTGTGTCAAGTTTCAGCAGGATCAAAAACTCATATTAGTTGTTCATGAAAACTGTTTAGCCACTCTCGAGGGACCCGATCTTAAGCTCTGCTCCCAG TGGGTTTCTAATGAACTGATTTCTGATGCTACATATTCGTGTAACGGCCTCACCATATATGCAAGCTTCATAAGAGGGCGCATTGTTATCTTCGATTCATCATTCACCGAGAGGTGTATCATCAACCCGAGTGCCTACATAACTCAGAATCCAAG CACAATGGTTAATTGTTGGGCTATTGCGGCTCATCCTAATAACCCGAATCAGTTTGCTATTGGACTCGGTGATGGCTCGGTACTAGTAGTAGAACCTCGAGAGGGGAATTGGCCGGGGACACCACAGCTTGACAATGTTGCTGCAGGGGAGAAGGATCATGAAATACCAGTGGATAAGAAGTTGATATGA
- the LOC141661594 gene encoding topless-related protein 4-like, which translates to MAKSWSCSNFGKDLAFLIVQFLDEHNLTDTARALEREGKLFFNMKYVEEAVKDGNWKDLENYILDFTKIDENALSTQMIFEIRKQRYIEALDSNQYSIALEILTNELQPIVDAQNEEIYNELAQLICLNNVRENEKLGNYYTDTETARRSIFAHLKKMIERNPALKDKLNYPIIEHSRLKGLMNHSLNCQHLLCKSPEANPAVSTLFVDHTCGDEVVLSLNDGDCRGLGYLINACKTDERNNSVVPEISEQAQLYTLRLPDPILTSKIDRIAYNNSGFTIFALSCSGALKFWNMKTENANEAREVSYSGFLSNDVGTGEHELVVPCFALSKNDSYVASAWGGKVSLFGLQTSEIELFKNLTTVMSPPPAATCAMFYPEDNNFIIFGMEDGSIRIYDVRTDQVKAQIKAHDQTRVTGLAYSSALNILVSSAYNAEISSWSNFALIKQTRKFLDIGGHVFPGRTCVKFQQDQKLMLVVHENCLATLEGPDLKLCSQWVSNELISDATYSCDGLTIYASFIRGRIVIFDSSFTERCIINPSAYIPKNPSTMVNCWAIAAHPNEPNQFALGLGDGSVLVVEPGEGNWPGTPQLDNVAAGEKDHEMPVDKKLI; encoded by the exons atgGCGAAGAGTTGGAGTTGCAGCAACTTTGGAAAAGATCTTGCTTTTCTGATTGTGCAATTCTTGGATGAGCACAATTTGACAGACACTGCTCGGGC GCTGGAGAGGGAAGGCAAATTATTCTTCAACATGAAATATGTTGAAGAAGCTGTTAAGGATGGAAACTGGAAAGACCTCGAAAATTACATCTTAGATTTTACAAAAATCGATGAGAACGCATTGTCTACTCAAATGATTTTCGAGATTCGAAAACAGCGGTACATTGAAGCTTTGGATAG CAATCAATATTCAATAGCTCTGGAAATATTGACAAATGAATTGCAACCGATAGTTGATGCTCAAAATGAAGAGATTTACAATGAGCTCGCCCAGCTTATATGCTTGAACAACGTGAG AGAAAATGAAAAGCTTGGAAACTATTACACTGATACAGAAACAGCCAGGCGTTCGATTTTCGCTCATCTCAAGAAGATGATAGAACGGAATCCTGCTCTCAAGGACAAGCTTAACTATCCTATCATTGAGCACTCGCGTCTAAAGGGCCTGATGAACCACAG CCTCAACTGTCAGCATTTGTTGTGCAAGTCTCCCGAGGCGAACCCTGCAGTTAGTACACTGTTTGTTGATCATACATGTGGGGATGAAGTGGTTTTATCTCTCAAT GATGGAGATTGTCGCGGTTTAGGATATTTGATTAATGCATGTAAAACAGATGAGAGGAATAACTCTGTCGTTCCTGAAATTAGTGAACAAGCTCAACTCTATACTTTGAGGCTTCCTGATCCCATTTTAACATCAAAA ATTGACAGGATAGCTTACAACAATTCAGGATTTACCATATTTGCATTGTCCTGTAGCGGGGCATTGAAGTTCTGGAACATGAAAACGGAGAATGCAAATGAGGCCAGAGAA GTAAGTTATTCAGGATTCTTGTCCAATGATGTAGGAACGGGGGAACATGAACTTGTTGTCCCGTGTTTTGCTCTGTCAAAGAATGATTCATATGTTGCATCTGCCTGGGGAGGGAAAGTATCGTTGTTTGGCTTGCAGACATCTGAAATCGAGTTGTTCAAA AATTTGACCACAGTCATGTCTCCGCCACCTGCTGCAACTTGTGCTATGTTCTATCCTGAGGACAATAATTTCATTATTTTCGGCATGGAGGATGGCTCTATAAGAATCTACGATGTTAGGACAGACCAG GTCAAAGCCCAGATAAAAGCTCATGATCAGACGAGAGTCACTGGCCTTGCCTATTCCAGTGCTTTAAACATCCTCGTCTCGTCTGCATATAATGCTGAG ATCAGTTCTTGGAGTAATTTTGCATTGATAAAGCAGACACGTAAATTCCTGGACATCGGTGGACACGTGTTTCCCGGGCGCACTTGTGTCAAGTTTCAGCAGGATCAAAAACTCATGTTAGTTGTTCATGAAAACTGTTTAGCCACTCTCGAGGGACCCGATCTTAAGCTCTGCTCCCAG TGGGTTTCTAATGAACTGATTTCTGATGCTACATATTCGTGTGACGGCCTCACCATATATGCAAGCTTCATAAGAGGGCGCATTGTTATCTTCGATTCATCATTCACCGAGAGGTGTATCATCAACCCTAGTGCCTACATACCTAAGAATCCAAG CACAATGGTTAATTGTTGGGCTATCGCGGCTCATCCTAATGAACCGAATCAGTTTGCTCTTGGACTCGGTGATGGCTCGGTACTAGTAGTAGAACCTGGAGAGGGGAATTGGCCGGGGACACCACAGCTTGACAATGTTGCTGCAGGGGAGAAGGATCATGAAATGCCAGTGGATAAGAAGTTGATATGA